A window of Actinomycetota bacterium genomic DNA:
CAGCGGCCAAGGAGGCGCGTAGGGCCGGTCGACGACTCCGTCCTGGCGAGTCCGAGGACGAACCGCCGAGCGGCCCCTGCACGCTCATCACCGTGGTCGCTTTCTGTCGGGCCATGCGGCTTCCCTCACGTTGGACGGTGGTCGAAGGGTTGCCTTCCGCCGTGAAGGTTCGAGGGGGGCAGACGCCCCCCTCGAACAACGCCACGTCTCGTCGCGGATGCGCTTTACGGTGAGTTGCAGTGTCCCGCGAACGTCATCCTCTTGATCTTCCCCCCTTGGACCGAGGTCGGGACCACGGCGCCGGTGCAGACCGACTTGGCCGTGCCGTGGGGAACGCCGTTGATGTACGAGGTGAACTTCCCGCGGAAGATGGGGTACTTCCCTGCGAAGCTGCCGGTGATCTTCTGGGGTCCGCTTCCCGAGGTGCGGTTGCACGTGAAGGTCCAGTTGATCTTGATGTTCAGCCCGACACCCGTGACCGTCACGCTCGACGGGCAGTTGTACATCGCCGCCACCGGGTGGCCGACCAGCACGCCGAAACCGGCGATCGGAAGCGTCGCGAAGGTGTAGACGCTGGTGGTCGATGGACCCGTGAGGCCGAGGCCCGGGCCCGAGGTGAGAGTCAGGTTGCCGCCCCCCTGCATCGCGTACGCGGAGGCTCCGTGCCCCTCGGCAACGCCGAATGGCAGGGCCAAGACTCCAAGTATCGCGATCGAGAGGACGATCTTGATCGGTCTCGCGAGCATGAATCTCCCCCTTCCGTCGGTCCCTGGCCGTCGAAGCGTCAACGCCACGTCTCCCGCCTGCGCCGCACCTCCTTCTCCGTGACTCTCCGAGCAGCGAAAAGCTCGGGAAGTAGGACGAGCCCGTGCCCTCGTCCCTCGCGCTTCGCGGTCGGGCGGGACCCTTCCTTCCCTCGCATGAGGGATTTCGGTCCGCCCCATGTCCGTTTCGACCCAAATGCCGTGTCACCTCCCGGAAAGATCCGGCGCCTGCTCGAGCTCGCCGGCTTCTTCGCCGGCGCGTGCCGGATCGGATCCGTTGGGATGGACCCGCATGTCTCGCAACACGTCGGACTGGGCGACGAGCATCTCGCGTAGCTCGAGAACGGCGCCCTCGACCCGGCCCAAGCGCTCGCGGTCTCGGCGGATGTCGTTCGACAGCAACAAGGCGCTTCCGATGATCCCGGCGAGCAATCCGCCGAGCCCGCCGCTCGCGAGGTAGGCGAGCTGGACGGCGACCTGGGGATTGCCGCTGACCCCGAACCAGCCGAGCGCCAGGAGGATGACCGACGCCAGGACGAGCACCCATCCGAGGAGCAACCTGCCGCCGGTCGGGATGTCGTCGCGCCGGGTCTTGTCGGCGTGTCGTGATGCGGCCGGCTCGACGGGATGGAGGTCCGGCTGCGATCCGTGTTCGTCGATCATCTGCTCTCCCTCATGTGCGGACGAGGCTTCGGAAGCCGCTGCGACCGCCGACGACGACGGCGAGGATCAAGATCAAACCTCCGTAGATGGCTTTGACCCTGCCGGCCACGTCGCCGGTGAGCTCGGAAACAGGCACCGGGCCCAGCGCGGCAGGCGGCGGGGCGGCGACCCCCGGGATCGGGCCCCCGCCGGATCCCGGGATGTTCACCGTCTCGGTGATCGTCCTGTCGGGGATCGCGGGGATCGCGGGCGGCGGCGGAGGCAGGGGCGGAAGAGGAACGATGCGCGCCGACGTCACTGCACGCCCGATCGAGGCGCCCACGACGACGTTGCGGTTGAGCTCGGCGGGCGCGCAGACCGGCAGCGCGGGAGGAACCGCTCCCACGGCGTCGAGCCGCGGTGGGAGCTGGTTCCAGGGGAACGCCTCAGGCTCGGGACGGTAGAGCGGGTTCTCTCCGAGGTCGACCTCGGGCGGCGGGTCGTTCACCGGATCCGGATACAGCTCGTTGAACGCGACGCACGACGGGTCGAGCGCCGGCCGGAGGGCGTCGGCGACCGGCTGCGGCGGGTTCGCGTCGGCGACGGAGTCCCGGAGCGGAGGCTGGATGATCTCGACGGCGAGCACACCGGCGTCGGCCTCCGACTTCGCGCCGTCCTCGTGTACCGCTTCCGTCCCGGGGATGAGGCGCACCTGGAGGCCCTGCTTCGCGAGGGTTTCGTTCATGCTCCGGTACTGCTCGACGCCGTTCACGAGCTGCAGTTGGCCGACTCCGGCTTCGCCGATCTCGACCGGGCTCCCGTTCAACGTCGCGCCGACGATGCGGACCTCGCGCTCGGTCTTCGCTTGCTTGATCGTCCCGTCCGACGACGACATCGCTCGGAAGATGATCGTCTGGATGTGCAGGGACTGGCCGATGCGAACGTCCTTCAGGACGCTCGACGCCTCGGCCACCACCACGTCGCGCGACCCCCGGCGCTCGGTCTTTATCGAGGACTCGGAGTGCGCGGCCCCGACCACAAGCGTCTGATCCTGTACGAGCGGGAGCTCGATCGTGCGCGCGAGGTCGGCGACCCCGGACGACTGGAGGAACTTGCTCGCCGTGCGGCCCTCCGCGTAGCGGAGCGGGTAGTCGCCGCCGAACTGTCCCCAGAAGAGCTGGCATGTGTCGAGCAGCAGGTCGGGGAAGGAGACGACCGGCGCGGGCGACGGCATCAGGAAGTCGCGGCGGCCGGCTTCGCACAAGGCGCCGAAGTCCGACGTCGCCGCGTCGTCTTCGTGTGGGTCCGCCGGCCAGAGGCTCTCGGCGACTCCGAGCGCGATGCGGGCTTCCTTGGCGAAGGAGTAGAACTGGATGAAGGCGTCCCCGATCGCCCCGGGCCAAAGGCCGGCGGCGATCCCGTGAGAGGACTCGCTGTCGATGCTCTGCCCGGTGAACGCCGGCCAGAGATCGAGGTTCGGGTTGACCATCGCTGGGATGTAGGCGGCGGCCCCGGTCGCCGTCCCTTCGACGATGGCGTTGATCTCCTGAGCCGCGGCGACGGGCGCGCGAACCAACCCCGGCCCGCCGACGAGCACCACGAAGGCGAAGAGCGGCGCCGCCAAGGCACTTCTCCGCCGTGCGCTCGAGATCATCGCCGTTCTTTGCTCCTCTCTAGGTGCCCAGGTACGCCCCGGCCAAACCGGCCCGGTCCTTCCGCAGCGTCTCGGCGTCGCCGGCCAGGACGACGCGGCCCCGTTCGAGCACGTACGCCCGTCCGGCCACCGCCAGCGCCGCCGACGCATATTGCTCAACGATGAGAAGAGCCATCCCGCTCGTGCGAAGTCGGTCCAAAAGGACGAATACCTCCTTAACGATGATAGGCGCGAGGCCGTGGGAGGGCTCGTCGAGCATCAGGAGCTTCGGTTTCGAGATCAGGGCCCGGGCGATCGCGAGCATCTGCTGCTCCCCTCCGGACATCGTCCCGGCCGGCTGCCGCAGCCGTTCCTTCAGGACGGGGAAGATGTCGAGCACCTCGTCGATCCCCGCCGCCAGCGCCGAGGCCGTGGGGCGGCGAAGGTAGGCTCCCATCTTGAGGTTCTGCCACACGCTGAGCCGGGGGAACACCCCGCGTCCCTCCGGGATGTGGGCGATCCCGAGCGCCGCCGTCTCCTCTGCCTTCAGATGCGCGATCGAACGACCCTCGAACGTGATCCGGCCGGCGACCGCCGGAACCAGCCCGGATATCGCGCGCAGCGTCGTCGTCTTCCCGGCGCCGTTGGCGCCGAAGAGCGCGACCATCTCGCCGGCGCCCACGGTCAACGAGAC
This region includes:
- a CDS encoding ABC transporter ATP-binding protein, encoding MLDVDGVDVFYGRVQALRGVSLTVGAGEMVALFGANGAGKTTTLRAISGLVPAVAGRITFEGRSIAHLKAEETAALGIAHIPEGRGVFPRLSVWQNLKMGAYLRRPTASALAAGIDEVLDIFPVLKERLRQPAGTMSGGEQQMLAIARALISKPKLLMLDEPSHGLAPIIVKEVFVLLDRLRTSGMALLIVEQYASAALAVAGRAYVLERGRVVLAGDAETLRKDRAGLAGAYLGT